A genomic region of Papaver somniferum cultivar HN1 chromosome 7, ASM357369v1, whole genome shotgun sequence contains the following coding sequences:
- the LOC113293443 gene encoding F-box/kelch-repeat protein At1g15670-like: MEIIPGLPNEIGRECLIRVPYTQFPTLISVSKKWKQEIQSNKFHQQRKLRGLTQNLIALIESDPIIDDLMQNPENPNTPVPRLSLCEPGKNEWVMLPPIPGTSSDGLPLFCEFAGVGCYLVVIGGWDTKTWQVLNSVYIYNLVAGTWRRGADIPGCRRSFFACASDMNRKVYIAGGHDDDKNALTSALAYDVLDDVWISLPDMARQRDECKGLFHGGKFHVIGGYHTEMQGKFQKSSETFNVDTVKWDFVEEDKLESNTCPRTCVFDFRGTLYKCCSRYLMRLDGSKWRQFIELPADVCIGTHVVAWQKKMLAIGSGIKGGIQNCYALEFEIDAKRPKWTKLELSKECRRILQSGFSFEV, encoded by the coding sequence atgGAGATAATTCCAGGTTTACCAAATGAGATTGGAAGAGAATGTCTTATTCGAGTTCCATACACTCAATTCCCGACGCTTATATCCGTTTCGAAAAAATGGAAGCAAGAAATCCAATCAAATAAGTTTCATCAACAAAGAAAGCTCAGAGGGCTCACTCAGAATCTAATAGCTTTAATTGAAAGTGATCCAATTATTGATGATTTAATGCAAAACCCCGAAAATCCCAACACACCGGTTCCCCGGCTTAGCTTATGCGAACCAGGGAAGAATGAATGGGTTATGTTACCGCCTATTCCCGGCACCTCCTCTGATGGATTACCTCTGTTTTGTGAGTTTGCCGGAGTTGGTTGCTATTTGGTTGTCATTGGAGGCTGGGATACTAAAACATGGCAAGTGTTGAATTCTGTTTATATTTACAATCTTGTTGCCGGTACATGGCGACGTGGTGCTGATATCCCCGGTTGCAGGAGATCATTCTTTGCTTGTGCATCTGATATGAACCGCAAGGTTTATATTGCTGGTGGACATGACGATGATAAGAACGCCTTGACATCGGCTCTAGCTTATGATGTGTTAGATGATGTATGGATCTCACTACCAGATATGGCAAGACAAAGAGATGAATGTAAAGGCTTATTCCATGGTGGCAAGTTTCATGTTATCGGAGGATACCACACGGAGATGCAAGGGAAATTCCAAAAATCATCAGAAACTTTCAATGTTGATACGGTAAAATGGGATTTTGTTGAAGAGGATAAACTGGAGAGCAACACATGCCCAAGAACATGTGTGTTTGATTTCAGAGGGACATTGTACAAATGTTGCTCACGTTATTTGATGCGTTTAGATGGTTCCAAATGGCGACAATTCATCGAGCTTCCTGCGGATGTTTGTATTGGTACTCATGTTGTTGCATGGCAAAAGAAGATGTTAGCCATTGGGTCTGGTATCAAGGGTGGGATACAAAATTGTTATGCATTAGAGTTTGAAATTGATGCGAAGAGGCCAAAATGGACGAAGTTAGAGTTATCTAAAGAGTGTCGTAGGATCCTACAATCCGGATTTAGTTTCGAAGTGTAG